GTCTTAAACATATCCTTGTTTTCCAATGAAATTCTTATTGCCCTGTATCCAAGGAACGGATTTAATTCTTTTGGTAAATCAAGATAAGGAAGTTCTTTATCTCCACCTATATCCATTGTTCTTATAGTTACAGGTTTTCCTTTCATTTTTTCAGCAACTATTCTATATGCCTGATATTGTTCTTCTTCTGTAGGAAAATGGTCAGAATTCATGAATAGAAATTCAGTTCTGTATAATCCAATTCCTGTAGCACCAGATTCTATAACGGCATCTACATCATTAGGACTTCCTATATTTCCCCAAATATCTACTTTTCTTCCATCAATAGTTATTGCTTCTTCCCCGATTAATTTTTTCAATTCTTCTTTTTCTTTTCTCAATTCTTCTCTTTTAACTTCATATTGAGCCAGTAATTCTTCTGCCGGGTTAAGGAACAGTTCTCCTGCTTCCCCGTCCATTATAACTGTTTCACCTTCCTTAACTTCGCTAAGAATACCTTTTACCCCAACTACTGCCGGTAATTCAAGAGATCTTGCCATGATTGCTGAATGGGCAGTCTTTCCACCAACTTCTGTTATAAATCCTACACAGTTTTTTAAATCAAGCTGTGCTGTATCTGAAGGTGTCAAGTCATAAGTTACTACTACTGTATCAGGCTCAAGATTACTTAAATCATATATTTTTATACCTAATAAGTTTTTAAGCCATCTTTTTCCTATATCCTGAAGGTCAGCAGCTCTTTCTCTTAAATAAGCATCATCCAACTGAGAAATCATTTCACAGTACTCATCTATACCTTCTTTCAATGCTCTTGCCGCAGGCATTTTTTCCCCTTTAATCTTATCCTGAACTTCCATAAGCAAGTCTTCATCTTCCAAAAGCATTATGTGCCCGTCAAAAATTGCAGCCTTGTCTTCTCCCATTTTTTCCTTTACTTTTTCTCTAATGGAGATTAATTGGGTTTTAGATTTTTTCAATCCTTCTTCCAATTTTGTCAATTCAGATTCTATTGTAGAATCTGCAGCTTTTACTTCAGGTATTACCATTTCTTCTTCTCTGAAAAGTAATACTTTACCTATAGACACTCCTTCCGAAGCTCCAATTCCTGTCAATCTTCTCATTTCATTTCTCCTCTATATATAAATTTTTATTACTAACAATTTCTATATACTTTACCTATGAATACAACTCTGTTTTTATAAATTAATTCATGCTTTCAACAATTGCTTCTGTTAAATTATCTAGAACTTCTTCCTGCTCAGGTCTTAATGCTGATTTTACATCTAAAGGTTCTCCAACTACTTCAATTTTTTTGAACTCAGTTTCAAATTTCTTTTTCATTGCTCCTAAAGCTCCTGTTGCCCATGTATGATTTCCAATTAAAGAAACCTTTCTGTTCTGATATCCTAATGATGCAAGCTCATGAAGTAATGAATCCATAACAAGATACAATCCAGTATTGTAAGTAGGTGCTGCCAATACAAGGTTGCTGTATTTCCATGCTTCAGAAATTATGTATGAAGGATGTGTTTTTGAAACATCAAAAACTTTTATATCTTTTACTCCCTTCTGTGCTAATTTATTTGCAATGCAGTTAACTGTATTTTCAGTATTTCCATACATTGAACCAAATATCAGAACAACTCCGTCTTTTTCTGGAGTACTTGTACTCCATTTATTATATAAATCAAGTAAATAGTTTATATCTTCAGGTGTTCTCCAGATTGGCCCATGTAAGGGTACTATCATATTTATAGTAGTGTCTTTCAATTTTTTAAATACATTCTGTACTTGCATTCCGTATTTACCAACTATATTTGTATAGTATCTTCTCATTTCAGAAAGATAATATCCTTCAAAATCCACTTCATCCTTAAATATATTTCCATTTAGTGTTCCAAATGTTCCAAAGGCATCAGCTGAGAATAATATCCCTTTTGTTTCTTCATATGTCATTGTTACTTCTGGCCAGTGAACCATAGGTGCTCCAATGAATCTTAGCTTATTTTCTCCTAAATCCAGTACATCTCCTTCTTTTATTTCATAATAGTTTTCTGCCGCAGAAGTATTATAAAACTGTTCAAAGAAAGCAAATGTCTTTTTATTTCCAACTATTTTCAGATTTGGATACAACATCAATAAATCTTCTATATTTCCACAGTGATCAGGTTCCATATGGTTAACTATCAGGTAATCAAGTTCTCTTCCTTGTAAAAGATATTTTATATTTTCCAGATACTGGGCTCTTATTGATGCATCCACTGTATCAATAATTGCTGTTTTTTCATCTAGTATAAGACTTGAATTATATGAAACTCCTTTTGGTATAGGAAACATATTTTCAAATCTTTCCAGTCTTCTGTCATTTCCCCCAATCCAATAAATTTTATCAGTTATTTGCTGAACGCAATGCATTTTCACTACCTCCTATTTTTCTACAATTAATTATTTATATTCTTTATTTTATTATGATTATTTTCTATTTTTCTTTATATTGTCACGTAACAGCTTTACTATTACACCTTTACCAAACTCAGTTGCCATATCCATTGGAGTACCACCATGAGCATCTGTCAGTTGAGGATTTGCTCCATATCTTAATAAAATCTCCACTATTCTGGCATTTGATTTCAGTGTAGCATCCTGTAAAGGTAACCATCCATCTGTTCCACTATGAACATTTACAAGCTTCCTATCTGCCTTCAGAAGTATTTCCACAGCTTCTTCATTTTCATAGTAACAGGCTGTATGTAATGTCAACTTACCAAAAACTGGGTGTTTTTCATATAAATTTGCTCCATTTTCCACTAATACTTTAAGAATTTCATTATTTCCGGATTCAATAGCTACTATTATAGGAGTATACCCTGTTTTATCGTGAGCATTTATATCTATCAGGTTTACTTCAACCTCATCAGAAACTGCTGTAACTAAATCACTATATTTAGGTCCATAATAATTTCCATTATCATTCTTTTCCCTCTTTTCAGTATTTTCACTGAGTTTCTTCTTATTCTCCTTTGTTGCAAGATGATTTAATACAAATTTATTGTTATTCTTTCTTATAGCTTCAAAAAGAACTTTTAGTCTCATCTCATTCATGCTCATAAGTTTTTCTTCAGTTACAAGATCGATAGTTTTTTCACTTATACCGTTACGCAAAATCATTTTTTCCGCATATATAAAATTTGATAAAATTATAAACAGAAAAAATATTTTATATATTAATTTTTTTGTCATGGTTTCACCTCTAATTATTTACATATTATATCATATGATTTTAAAACTGTAAATAAAAATTGTCTTTTAGACACCTTTAAAAATATACATAAAAACTCCCCTATTATTTATAATAACAAGGGAGTTTTTTTCTAAATGTATAGTTATTTTTAATTTAATTACATTTTTTCTATTTCTTCCAGAACTTCATCAACATGGCCTTTAACTTTAACTTTTCGCCATTCTTTTACGATTTCTCCTTTTTCATCTATAAGGAAAGTTGAACGTTCTATTCCAAAATATTTCTTTCCAAAGTTGACTTTTTCCTTCCAGACTTGGTATTTTTCACATACATCACTGTTTTCATCACTTAAGAGTAAAAAAGGAAGTTCATTTTTCTTCTTAAAGTTTTCATGTCTTTTTATACTGTCCTTACTTATTCCCAGTACCACAACACCTTTTGCAGTAAGTCTGGCAAAGTTATCCCTGAAAGAACAGGCTTCCTGAGTACACCCAGGAGTGCTGTCTTTAGGATAAAAATAAAGTACAACTTTCTTACCTTTATAATCACTCAGACTGACATTTTCTCCATTATCAGCCGGTAAACTGAAATCATAAGCTTTCATTTTCATCTCCTTATATTTCTTTTATTTCATAAAAGAAGGAATTTCTATCTTTTTCTCTTTTTTTTCTTCTTTTACTGAGTTTTCTTCATTGATATCATTATTTTCCACATCATTACTAATAACATTTTCTTCTGCTTTAACTTCTTCCTGAACAAATCCCTCAGAAATTCCGCTAAAATTATTAGTATCTACTTGCAATTCTTCTGTTACACTATCTGCAATGTTATGTTTTTGTCCAGTTTCTTCATTTCCTTCAAAAATATTCTCTGGAACATTTCCTGTTTCAAAAGGGTTTTCTTGAACATTATTTCCAATTTCATGAAGATTTTCTTTAACTTCCTGAATTTCCTGAGGAAGAATATTTTCTTCATTCACAATATTTTCAACATTTTCTGTATTTTGAGGTTGTGCAATCTGCTCAACATTCTCAATATTTTCAATGCTCTCAACTGGTTCAATAAATTCAGTATGCTCAACATTTTCAGTAACACTAGGAATTTCAACATGTGCAGGTATTTCTATTTTCTGTGGCTGTGCTTCCTGCGGTTCTGAAACAATATTATTTTCCTGAGGAAGAATATTTTCAACATTTGGAACTTCTGCTACTTCTTTTTTCTCTGGTTCTGTCTGCTCTATCTTAGGTTCTTCTATTTTCTCTTCCTTTATTTCTTCTTTCACTTCTTCTTTTTTATTTTCAACAGGTTTTTCTTCCGCTGTTTTAACTTCAGAAGGCTTTTTATCCTCCACTACATTTTCTGGAACAACTTTTACTTCTTCAGTTTTATTTTCCTGTTTATTTCCTGAATCAGAAGCATCCTTTTTAGGGGAATTATTTAACAGTTCCTGAACTGAAACTCCTGAAATTATCTTTCTTACTTCATCACCAGTTATTGTTTCTTTTTTCAATAGCAGTTCAGCAATTCCATCAAGTTTTTCCCTGTTTGCTCTTAAAGTTTCAACTGTTTGACGGTATTCATTGTTAAGTATCTCTCTTATTTCAAGATCAATTTCTCTTATTGTTTCATTACTCTTATTTGAAGTAAATGTAAATTCTTCGTCAGAATTTTCAAGGTTTACAGGTCCTAATTTCTTACTCATTCCAACGCTTTCCACATATGCTCTTGCAAGTCTTGTAGCTCTCTTAATATCAGAATAAGCCCCTGTACTTATGTCATCCAGAACTAAATCTTCTGCTGCTCTTCCTCCAAAAAGAACTTTTATTTCTGCTAACATTTCCTTACTTGTAGTCACAAGCTTTTCTTCAGGAAGTGGCATCATAAATCCTCCGGCATCTCCCCTTGGAATAATCGTAACTTTATGTACAGGATCTGCTCCCGGTGTAAGTTCAGTCATAACAGCATGTCCTGCTTCATGGTAAGCAAGCAGTCTTTTTTCCTCAGGTTTAATGATTTTACCTTTTTGCCCTAATCCCATTCCAATTTTATCAACAGCTTCATCCAAATCTTCCATTGTTATTGTATCAGAAGCTTTTCTTGCAGCCAGTATCGCAGCTTCATTTAATAAATTCGCCAAATCAGCTCCTACAAATCCTGGAGTTATTTTTGCTATATCTTCAAGTCTTACATCAGAAGCAAGTTTCTTATTTCTGGCATGTACTTTTAATATCGCAATTCTTCCTTGTAAGTCAGGTGCATCAACATTTATTCTTCTATCAAATCTTCCTGCTCTCAGCAATGCCGGATCTAGTACATCTTCCCTGTTTGTTGCCGCTATAACTATTACTTTTGCATCAGTTTCAAAACCGTCCATTTCTACAAGAAGCTGGTTTAATGTCTGTTCTCTTTCATCATTACTTCCACTATTTTTTCCAACACTTCTTTTTCTACCGATTGCATCAATTTCATCTATAAATATTATTGAAGGGCTTGAAGACTTTGCCTTTTCAAATAAGTCCCTTACTCTCGAAGCTCCTACTCCGACAAACATTTCAACAAATTCTGACCCTGAAATACTGAAGAATGAAGCTCCCGATTCTCCTGCAACAGCCTTTGCAAGCAATGTCTTCCCAGTTCCAGGTCTTCCAAGTAAAAGTACACCTTTAGGAACTCTCGCTCCTGCCTTTGTATATTTTTCAGGATTTTTCAGGAAATCAACTACTTCTTTCAGTTCTTCCTTAGCTCCGTCAACTCCTGCTACATCATCAAATTTTACATCCGGTTTCTTATCAAGCTTATCAGCTCTTGATTTACCAAAACCAAAGATATTTCCAGGACCTCCCTGTCCATTTCCCATCATTTTCTTTGCCAGGTAAATCATTAATATTATCATTATTATTATTGGTAAAAAGTTAACTACTAGTGCCAGGAATACAGCTCCCTGTGAAGGTGCACCAACTACAAGTTCTACTTTTTTACTGTTAACTGCATTGATGATAGTAGGATCATTCCCTACTCTTTCAGTTATTTTTCTAGTTGAATAAACAACATTTTTATTGTTTTCTCTGACAACTGCTATTAACTTGTCATCTTTTTCTTCTATTTTACTAAATTTTCCACTTTTAATATCAGCTACAAATTCTGTATATGGAACATCTTTCTTTTCCTGAAAATAGTTTTGTACATCCTGTGTATAAAATACGAATGCAAAAAACAATGCTATTATCATAATAAATACAAATGCCGAACCAAAGAAAGGTGATCTTCCTCCATCGTTTCCGCCATTTTTTCTATTATTTTCTTTTCGTAATTCTTCTAGTCTTTTTCTGATGTCATCTTTATTTTTATCGTCCATTTTTCCTCCCTATTATTAGTAACATTTCTTCATTTTGTGTTTTGTCTTTAACTTCTTTCTTCCTTAAATATTTTGAAAACTTTATATCACCCACACTCAATATTTCAGTTACAATTTTATTATTTTTTCTATATTCCATTTCCAGAACAGGTATCTTATTCCTGTCCCATTTTGAAATTTTTTCATCAATCAGTATTTTTTTGACTTTCTTATGTCCCAGATTATTTAATGAAATAACATCACCTTCCAGCCTTTTTCTGACAAATATTTTATGTCCATTGAAATCTTCAGTGAATTTCATTAATTTTACATTTTCCACTTCAGTTTTAATTATTTTTTCAATCTCCAACATACTATCTGTCAACATTATAAAGTAATTATGCCATTTTACCGGAACATTTTTCTTTACTTCGACTCTTTCTTCATCAACTTCTTTTTCTTTCTCTTCTATCACTTCCAATTTATTATATTTTTTTCTTAATATCTTGCCATTTCCCAGAGAAAATTCCTTCGAACCTTCAGCATTAAGATTTCCTTTTTTATCATAAAGTGTTTCATAAATCTGGTCTATTTTCTTTCTTGAAAGTTCTACATCATATTTCTCCAGATACTGGACAAATCTTTCCTTTAAAATGCTATCTTCTTTGTTTTCCCTATTATTTATTTCATGAATAAGTTCATTAACTTTATTTCTAAAATTAGGATTTATATTCACAAACATTGGAAAAATTTCATTTCGTATATAATTTCTTGTATAGTCATTTTTATTATTTGTATAATCTATTATATAACTTTTTCTATTTTCCTGCAAATAGTTTAAAATTTCATTTTTTTCAAACTGCAGTATAGGCCTTATTATATTTCCCCTCTCTTCAGGTATTCCTTTAAGTCCTTTTAAGGAAGTTCCTCTTACAAGCCTAAAAATAAATGTCTCAATATTGTCATCAAGGTTATGCCCGGTAGCAATTCTATCATAATTTATATTTTTCAAGATTCTTTCAATTGCTTCATACCTCAATTCCCTTGCCGCTAATTCTATAGACTTTTTATTTTCAGTCGCATATTCCTTCACATTTACACTTTCGATGTATAGTGGAACATTGTTTTCTTCAGAAAATTCCCTGACAAACTTCAAATCATTCCCTACATCTTCCCGTAAGTTGTGATTTATATACATAAGAGATATTTCAAGGGAATATTCTTTCTTCAAAAAATTCAGCAAATTATACAAAAAAACTGAATCCGGTCCACCTGAAAAAGCTATTAATATTTTTTCATTTTTTCTTATTAAGCCACTTTTTTTAAGTTCTTCCACTTTTTTCTTCATTTTTCCTGTATCAAACATATTCTTAACCCCTGTTTCTTATTTTAACTGACCGCTTTCCCTTCTCTTTTTCAAATGTTCTTCATGCGTTTTTGAGTAATACGTTTTCCCTTTATGTGTAAAGAAGAACAAATCATCTGTAACTTCTGCATTTTCCACTGCTTTAAATGTTTCAACAGGTGGATTTCCAATCGGTGTTGGCGGAAGTCCTTTTACCTTATAGGAATTATAAGGTGTTTCCTTTGTTTTAAGTTCTCCTCTCAACGCCTGTCTTCCCAGTTCATATTTCAGTGTAGCATCCGATTCAAGTTTCATGCCTATTTCAAGTCTTTTTATAAAAATTCCCGCAACTTTTGGTTTATCAACTTGATCAGATACTTCTGCTTCCACTATTGAAGCCAGTTTTAACTGATCATAGAATTTTTGCTTATCCGGATATTTTTCTGGTGGAAATTTCTTTAAAAATTCATTCAGAATAGTTGTTAAAACTTGTTTTGTCGTTACTCCTTCATTAAAAATATATGTTTCCGGATAAAAATATCCTTCAAAGTTGTTATTTTCATGCGGATAAGGGAAATCAATTTCACTTAAGGCCTTATTTATCTCTTCTTCTGACCCTAGTCCCAGTGCTTCAAGTCTTTCATAAACCTGCTTTTTTGTAAATCCTTCAGGTATTGTAACTCTTATACCGTTTGATTCCTTATTTTTTAGTTTTTTCAGAACTTCATATTTTGAAAGTTTCCCATTAAATTTATATGTTCCTATTTTTAACTTAAAGTCTTCACCTAATGTTTTCAAATATACTCTATCCAAAATTCCAAAATTTAGCTTCAGATCTTTGTATATCTGGGTAAAGGTTGTTCCTTTCTTTACATTTAAATTTACATTTTTATACTCTTTTTTTGCTCCAAAAAAGTTATAAAAAATAGTTAAAATTGTTATCAGCAGCACTGCAACAACTACATAAAATGCCTTCAATATATTTTTCATAATTCTCCTAAATCATTTTCTTTCTTATAAACTTTTACATTATACATTTTCATATTTTAACCATACTACTCTTATCTTTTACTATACGTTTCCTTTTTAATTTATTTTAAAAAAGTTATCATAATCTTCCATTAGCTGCTTTTCTATTTTCTCTGCTCTTTCTTCCTGTTCCATTTTGCTACGGTTTATTTCTTCTTTTGGATTTTTCATGTCAGGATTATAAGTTACATCATATAATGTCCTCATATCTTCAATTTTTTCAAGTTCCTTTTCCAGGTTTTCCTTTTCTTCTCCTGTAATCATTATCTTATTTATCGGATATTTGGAAAATACTCTAATTACACCGTCATTTTCGTAGCTTATTATCATGTATTTGTAGTCTTTATCAAAGTACAGGATTTCATTTGTAAAACTTTTAAAACGTCTGTTTTCTGTTTTAAGATAAACTTTTCCCTTCTTTTCCTGTATCCAACCTTTAGTATTATTTTCCATCCACATGTTTGAGCTTGGAGAATAATATGTTTTTACTATTCTGTAGCCACTTTCCTCCTGATTAAAATTATACTTGACATTTTCATATTCAGCTTCAGTTTTATTCGTTGTTTTTATCAAATACCAGCTTCCATATGAAGAAGGAGTATAAAATTTAAGAATTGGATTCACTTTATCATCAATTTTATTTATTATTTTAGTTATTCTGCCAGGTTTCTTCTTGGCTTCCTCTTCCTTTTCCACTTCAACTATTCTGTCCAGATAAATTAATCCGTCATCTTGAGAATCATCTATAATTTCAACTTTTTTCTCATTTATATTTTTCTTATTTTTACTGTTTTCATTAGTAGTTTTTGTATTGGAAAATACTGTCAAATTCACTAAAATAAATATAAAAATTTTATATAACTTATTTTTTTTCAAAATATTCTCCCTTTCATTTCAATTTTTTATAAATTATACCACATATCTCACTTTTTATAAAGTATTTATTCATTTTGATGAGAAAGAAAAATAAGGCTCCTTGTCCTCACCTAAAATCCTTGTTACAAATTTTTAGGCATAGTTCAATCACCTTATTCTTATTACTATTTTATCCCTTATTATTTGGATTTAATCTATATCCCTTCAGCAATTCATCATTTTCCATTATAAATGGTCTTGCATTTGGCTGATCAAATTCCACATCATATTTATTCATCAGATAATCATTCAACTGACTACGGTTATCAAACTTTATAGCCTGAAAAGGTTCCTGGAATGCCAATTTCTCAATAAACATCAGTTTTCCATCTGAAGTTGGTACTAAAACTCCTACATGACCTATAAATAAAAAGTTTTCTTCAGGAGTAATCAGTGAGTGAAAAAACACTGAAACCAGTGAAATCTTACTCTCATTAGTAAATTTAATATTCTTTTTTGCCCAGTCTTCCTTTACTTTTTTCACATGAACTGACACATCTTTTGTATTTTCTGTATTTATTGCAGAAAATAAACTTTCAAACTGGTTTCTTTCACTGTCAGTAAATACTTTTATTGGAAAATTATTCAATGCATCTTCATCAATAAAAAGCTGCTCTGTATTTTTTATCTCAGATTTTCCTACTGAAATAAAATCCCTCATAAGTTCATATGAAGTAATTCTGCAGTTCTGACCTACAAATTTAGGACTTTTCTTACTCCATTGTTCCTGTATTTCTGCCTGATCATAAGTTGGACTTAGTTCTTCTGTTGTTTTAAATCCTTCTTTTACAAATGTCTTATTTTGTCCTATATTATTGAAATAATTTACACCTTCAAGAAAATCCTTTATATTTTTCTCTGAAACTCCAGCATTTTTAAGTTCCTTCTGAACTTCTTCCTGAGTTGCCTTATCCAATAAATTTGAATAGGTAATTTTCTTCAAATATTCATTTTTTTCTTCTTCAGATTTATTATCATTTTTAGTAACTTCTTTACTACTTGAAACATCGGCTTTTTCTACATTTCCTTTATCTGCTGTTTTTACTGAGCAGCTGGCTAGAAATATTCCGCATATCAGTAAAATTAAAACTTTTCTTTTCATTTTTTCTCTCTTTCCATTTTTTATATGATTTTATTTACAAATTGAGTTTACTACTTATTTCTTAGATATTACTGTATTTATTATTGCTTTTTTGTTTTATTGAACTAAATCCAGCCTGTCATTTACCTTGTCAATAATTTTTACTATATTTGTTAATACGTCTCTTTTATTATCAAACAGCTGAAATAAACCTCCAAATTTGTCTGCTTCTGGAAAATCCTTTAATTCTTTCTTATCTATACTTCCATTTTTTACTATATAATCTACAATATGTTTTACAAAGTTAATTTGGTCTGAATTTAGATTTTCGTTACTCAAAAATAGAGAGAACTCTTTTTCAACAGCTTTTCTATCCATTCCTATAATTTTTGAAACCATTTTTAACAAAGGAATTTTCCCATAAGTTTTTTCATATTCTTCCTTTGTTCCCAAATCTTCCCATAAAATTTTTTCTAAATATTTTATATCATACATTGTTAATGGAATATTATTCTTTAATTTCTGAATAACATCGTCATTTTTGTATTCATCAAGATATTTTTCCACTCGTTTATTGTACTTTTCAAACTTATTTACAATTTTGAAATTTTCTTCCGTCTCATGTTCTCCATAATCTACTATTTCATCTCTAAAATCTGTATAATAAATTTTTGTTGTTATTCTATCTAAAAGTATTACTAATTCCCTAAGTTCTTTTCTCACTTCTTCAAACTGAAACAAATCTGCATTTTTCCAAAATTCTTCTTTCTGAATTTTAGTTATTGTTTCCTTTTTTTTAGAAATTTTTTCTATAGTTCCTTTTTCACTAAGTTTTTCTGCTGTTTCTATCACTCTATTTTTAGCTCTTAAAAAAGACTTTTTTCCCAAATAGGCATTTTCAATTACATACATCTGATAATCAAATCTTTTTGACAGTTCCTCTTCTTCTGTATATGTTATGAGAGGAGCAATTATATTTTTTAATTCCTGTACATCTTTTTCATTAAGAGCTTTATAATTATCTAGTTTTTTATATTTATCAATTATTGCTCCCTTCATACGTACATCAAAACGATTATTATTTATATCTAAAATACTGGTAATGATATCATCTATTAAATTATTTCTATATTCAATTAGAGATTTTTCCTGGTAATTTAAATGCTGTAAAGATTTTATTATATCCACTTTTGCTCCAAATATACTCTCAGAAATTGATTTTGTAGTTTTTATTTCTTTACCATCAACATTCACTTCAAAAAATTCAAAATTCTTATAGCAATCAAAAATCATAAATCTTTCTTTATCAATTCCAGGCCCAAATAAGTCTTTACATAATCTCGTTCCTCTTCCTATCATTTGCCAAAATTTAGCTTTTGATCTTATTTTCTTAAAAAAAACAAGGTTCAGTATTTCGGGAACATCAATTCCTGTGTCAAGCATGTCCACTGATACTGCTATTTGAGGATATAAAACCTTATCTTTAAAATTATCAATAACATCATCTACAAATTTTATATCATGACAAACTGCTTGAGCAAACTTTCCTTTGTATTCAGGATAGAGTTTATTAAATCTGTCTACAATAAAATTTGCATGTCTTTGATTTACAGCAAAAATTATGGTTTTACCAAGTTTATCTCCACCTTCAACTTTTAGTCCGTTATTCATTAATGTTTTAATGACAAGATCTACTGTTTCCTTATTAAAAAGTGTTTTATTTACTTCTTCACTTGAAATTTCTTCTTTTTCTTCATCAAAAGTTTCTTCAAATTCTTCTTTTTCCTCTTCACTTAATTCGCTATATTTCAATCCATCTCTTACTATTTTCAATCCAACATCTATTGGCTTTCCATAATGAACTAAATAACCTTCTTCTATAGCTTGGTCTAACTCATAAGCAAATGTAGGATTATCATTTTCCAAATCAAATATTCTATATGTATTTTTATCTATATCATTTTTAGGAGTAGCTGTTAATCCTAATAAATTTGCATCAAAATAATCAAATATTGCCTGATACTTCTTATAAATACTTCTATGACTTTCATCCACTATTATCAAATCAAAATATCCACTTGTAAAAATTCTGCTTCCATCTTTATTTTTAGTTTCATCTATCGCATTCATCATTGTAGGATATGTGGAAAAAATCATTCTACTCTCTACAT
This portion of the Leptotrichia sp. oral taxon 215 str. W9775 genome encodes:
- the ftsH gene encoding ATP-dependent zinc metalloprotease FtsH; translated protein: MDDKNKDDIRKRLEELRKENNRKNGGNDGGRSPFFGSAFVFIMIIALFFAFVFYTQDVQNYFQEKKDVPYTEFVADIKSGKFSKIEEKDDKLIAVVRENNKNVVYSTRKITERVGNDPTIINAVNSKKVELVVGAPSQGAVFLALVVNFLPIIIMIILMIYLAKKMMGNGQGGPGNIFGFGKSRADKLDKKPDVKFDDVAGVDGAKEELKEVVDFLKNPEKYTKAGARVPKGVLLLGRPGTGKTLLAKAVAGESGASFFSISGSEFVEMFVGVGASRVRDLFEKAKSSSPSIIFIDEIDAIGRKRSVGKNSGSNDEREQTLNQLLVEMDGFETDAKVIVIAATNREDVLDPALLRAGRFDRRINVDAPDLQGRIAILKVHARNKKLASDVRLEDIAKITPGFVGADLANLLNEAAILAARKASDTITMEDLDEAVDKIGMGLGQKGKIIKPEEKRLLAYHEAGHAVMTELTPGADPVHKVTIIPRGDAGGFMMPLPEEKLVTTSKEMLAEIKVLFGGRAAEDLVLDDISTGAYSDIKRATRLARAYVESVGMSKKLGPVNLENSDEEFTFTSNKSNETIREIDLEIREILNNEYRQTVETLRANREKLDGIAELLLKKETITGDEVRKIISGVSVQELLNNSPKKDASDSGNKQENKTEEVKVVPENVVEDKKPSEVKTAEEKPVENKKEEVKEEIKEEKIEEPKIEQTEPEKKEVAEVPNVENILPQENNIVSEPQEAQPQKIEIPAHVEIPSVTENVEHTEFIEPVESIENIENVEQIAQPQNTENVENIVNEENILPQEIQEVKENLHEIGNNVQENPFETGNVPENIFEGNEETGQKHNIADSVTEELQVDTNNFSGISEGFVQEEVKAEENVISNDVENNDINEENSVKEEKKEKKIEIPSFMK
- a CDS encoding ankyrin repeat domain-containing protein yields the protein MTKKLIYKIFFLFIILSNFIYAEKMILRNGISEKTIDLVTEEKLMSMNEMRLKVLFEAIRKNNNKFVLNHLATKENKKKLSENTEKREKNDNGNYYGPKYSDLVTAVSDEVEVNLIDINAHDKTGYTPIIVAIESGNNEILKVLVENGANLYEKHPVFGKLTLHTACYYENEEAVEILLKADRKLVNVHSGTDGWLPLQDATLKSNARIVEILLRYGANPQLTDAHGGTPMDMATEFGKGVIVKLLRDNIKKNRK
- the ptsP gene encoding phosphoenolpyruvate--protein phosphotransferase gives rise to the protein MRRLTGIGASEGVSIGKVLLFREEEMVIPEVKAADSTIESELTKLEEGLKKSKTQLISIREKVKEKMGEDKAAIFDGHIMLLEDEDLLMEVQDKIKGEKMPAARALKEGIDEYCEMISQLDDAYLRERAADLQDIGKRWLKNLLGIKIYDLSNLEPDTVVVTYDLTPSDTAQLDLKNCVGFITEVGGKTAHSAIMARSLELPAVVGVKGILSEVKEGETVIMDGEAGELFLNPAEELLAQYEVKREELRKEKEELKKLIGEEAITIDGRKVDIWGNIGSPNDVDAVIESGATGIGLYRTEFLFMNSDHFPTEEEQYQAYRIVAEKMKGKPVTIRTMDIGGDKELPYLDLPKELNPFLGYRAIRISLENKDMFKTQLRAILRASRYGQIKIMYPMISSINEIRKANTILEECKRELDEIGKVYDRNIKVGIMVETPSTAIIAYKFAKEVDFFSIGTNDLTQYFLAVDRGNEMVSTLYNSFNPAVLEAIQKVIDAAHDANINVSMCGEFAGDKKATKLLLGMGLDSFSMSASSGLQVKKIIRNSSYEEAQKYRDLILQQNTPEEVLEHLLP
- the bcp gene encoding thioredoxin-dependent thiol peroxidase: MKAYDFSLPADNGENVSLSDYKGKKVVLYFYPKDSTPGCTQEACSFRDNFARLTAKGVVVLGISKDSIKRHENFKKKNELPFLLLSDENSDVCEKYQVWKEKVNFGKKYFGIERSTFLIDEKGEIVKEWRKVKVKGHVDEVLEEIEKM
- a CDS encoding FprA family A-type flavoprotein, whose product is MHCVQQITDKIYWIGGNDRRLERFENMFPIPKGVSYNSSLILDEKTAIIDTVDASIRAQYLENIKYLLQGRELDYLIVNHMEPDHCGNIEDLLMLYPNLKIVGNKKTFAFFEQFYNTSAAENYYEIKEGDVLDLGENKLRFIGAPMVHWPEVTMTYEETKGILFSADAFGTFGTLNGNIFKDEVDFEGYYLSEMRRYYTNIVGKYGMQVQNVFKKLKDTTINMIVPLHGPIWRTPEDINYLLDLYNKWSTSTPEKDGVVLIFGSMYGNTENTVNCIANKLAQKGVKDIKVFDVSKTHPSYIISEAWKYSNLVLAAPTYNTGLYLVMDSLLHELASLGYQNRKVSLIGNHTWATGALGAMKKKFETEFKKIEVVGEPLDVKSALRPEQEEVLDNLTEAIVESMN